The proteins below come from a single Strix uralensis isolate ZFMK-TIS-50842 chromosome 8, bStrUra1, whole genome shotgun sequence genomic window:
- the PRPF38A gene encoding pre-mRNA-splicing factor 38A has translation MANRTVKDAHSIHGTNPQYLVEKIIRTRIYESKYWKEECFGLTAELVVDKAMELKYVGGVYGGNIKPTPFLCLTLKMLQIQPEKDIIVEFIKNEDFKYVRMLGALYMRLTGTAIDCYKYLEPLYNDYRKIKSQNRNGEFELMHVDEFIDELLHEERVCDIILPRLQKRYVLEEAEQLEPRVSALEEDMDDVESSEEEEEEDEKLERAPSPDHRRRGYRDLDKPRRSPAVRYRRSRSRSPRRRSRSPKRRSPSPRRERHRSKSPRRHRSRSRERRHRSRSKSPGHHRSHRHRSHSKSPERSKKSHKKSRRGNE, from the exons ATGGCGAACCGGACGGTGAAGGACGCGCACAGCATCCACGGCACCAACCCGCAGTACCTGGTGGAGAAGATCATCCGCACCCGCATCTATGAGTCCAAGTACTGGAAGGAGGAGTGCTTCGGCCTGACGG CCGAGCTGGTGGTGGACAAGGCCATGGAGCTGAAGTACGTGGGGGGCGTCTATGGCGGGAACATTAAGCCTACGCCCTTCTTGTGCTTGACGCTGAAGATGCTGCAGATCCAGCCCGAGAAGGACATCATCGTAGAGTTCATAAAAAACGAGGACTTCAA GTATGTCCGAATGCTTGGTGCATTGTACATGAGATTGACAGGCACTGCCATTGACTGCTACAAGTATCTTGAACCACTGTACAATGACTATcgaaaaataaaaagtcagaacAGAAATGGGG AATTTGAACTGATGCATGTGGATGAATTTATTGATGAACTACTCCATGAGGAACGTGTATGCGATATCATTCTGCCTCGATTACAG AAACGGTATGTTCTGGAAGAAGCTGAGCAACTTGAGCCTCGTGTTAGTGCTTTGGAAGAAGATATGGATGATGTAGAATCtagtgaagaggaggaagaggaagatgaaaag CTGGAACGAGCACCCTCTCCTGACCACCGCAGAAGAGGCTACAGGGACCTTGATAAACCTCGCAGATCTCCAGCTGTGCGATACAGGCGGAGCCGAAGCAGGTCTCCAAGAAG GCGAAGCCGCTCTCCAAAGAGAAGAAG TCCATCACCACGCCGGGAGAGGCATCGCAGCAAAAGCCCAAGACGACACCGGAGCAGGTCCAGGGAGAGGCGCCACAGATCAAGATCTAAATCTCCag GGCATCATCGTAGTCACAGACACAGAAGTCATTCCAAATCACCTGAAAG gtcTAAGAAAAGTCACAAGAAGAGTCGGCGAGGGAATGAATAA